The following DNA comes from Dethiosulfovibrio faecalis.
TCCGCCGAGGAGACCAACGCCGGAGTCGAGGAGGTATCCTCCGGAGTCGCCAGCTCCACCCAGGTCGTGACCGACCTGAGCGAACAGGCCAGCGTGGTCTCGGAGAACGCCGAGGAAGGCCGCAGATCTGTTGAGGCGGTGACGGACGGAACCGGCAAAGCCGGGGAGGTCAGCGGCAGAGTCGAAGAGGCGGTGGCTGAGCTCGGCAAATCGGTCGATGGAATAAGCGGCTTCGTCAACACCATAACCACCATAGCGGACCAGACCAACCTGTTGGCTCTGAACGCCGCCATAGAGGCGGCCAGGGCCGGAGACGCCGGTCGAGGTTTTGCGGTCGTGGCGGAGGAAGTCAGAAAACTGGCGGAGGAAAGCAACGAAGCCGCCTCGAACATCCGCAAGGTCATAGAGGAAGTCCAGAAGGACATGTCCGTAGCTGCGGAGGACACCAGGGAAGCCGGAACCGTCATGGCCGAACTGCTGGAGCGTTCGAAACAGGCGGCGGCCAAGATCTCGGAGGTGACGGGCGGAGTGGCCTCCATGGCGGAGGGAATCCAG
Coding sequences within:
- a CDS encoding methyl-accepting chemotaxis protein; the encoded protein is SAEETNAGVEEVSSGVASSTQVVTDLSEQASVVSENAEEGRRSVEAVTDGTGKAGEVSGRVEEAVAELGKSVDGISGFVNTITTIADQTNLLALNAAIEAARAGDAGRGFAVVAEEVRKLAEESNEAASNIRKVIEEVQKDMSVAAEDTREAGTVMAELLERSKQAAAKISEVTGGVASMAEGIQSIAAASEEQTASTQEIARAIDTIASMLNGGRDSAKDT